Proteins encoded together in one Chelonoidis abingdonii isolate Lonesome George chromosome 1, CheloAbing_2.0, whole genome shotgun sequence window:
- the CIMAP1B gene encoding ciliary microtubule associated protein 1B isoform X1, whose product MSADVWVGAWRPHRPKGPIAALYSSPGPKYGLPTNVGYPLHDPSRYRAPAYSFGIRRLCLQDECSPGPKYMVPAKMTVKGKDGNPAYSIYGRPRDLMPFLTPGPGRYSPEKAGKWAYRSAPIYSLASRTKEFANDQTPGPAAYGLPPMIGPKVVGKSSAPNYSLLGRSLVGSFYEDLSKTPGPCNYRVVEPSVYKTRAPQYSILARNMLPGDNTQKPGPGAHSPEKYVQQRGQTFGIRHSDYLAPLIVDVVD is encoded by the exons ATGTCTGCCGACGTCTGGGTGGGAGCATGGAGACCCCACCGGCCCAAAGGGCCCATCGCTGCTCTCTACAGCAGTCCCGGGCCCAAGTACGGGCTCCCCACAAACGTAG GTTACCCCCTTCACGACCCCTCCCGCTACCGAGCCCCCGCGTACAGCTTCGGCATCCGCCGCCTCTGTCTGCAGGATGAGTGCTCCCCGGGACCCAAGTACATGGTGCCAGCCAAGATGACTGTGAAGGGCAAAGATGGTAACCCTGCCTACTCCATCTATGGCCGTCCCAGGGACCTGATGCCCTTCCTGACTCCCGGGCCAG GTCGATATTCTCCAGAGAAGGCAGGGAAATGGGCCTATCGCTCCGCGCCCATCTATTCGCTCGCCTCGCGCACGAAGGAGTTTGCAAATGACCAGACTCCAG GGCCTGCTGCCTACGGGCTCCCCCCAATGATTGGGCCCAAGGTTGTTGGCAAGAGCTCTGCCCCAAACTATTCCCTCCTGGGGCGCAGCTTGGTCGGCAGCTTCTATGAGGACCTGagcaag ACGCCAGGGCCCTGTAACTATCGTGTGGTGGAACCCAGCGTGTACAAGACCCGGGCCCCCCAGTACAGCATCCTTGCCCGCAACATGCTCCCTGGGGACAACACGCAGAAACCAGGGCCCGGGGCACACAGCCCGGAGAAG taCGTCCAGCAGCGTGGCCAGACCTTTGGGATCCGCCACTCCGACTACCTGGCGCCCCTCATCGTGGACGTGGTGGATTAA
- the CIMAP1B gene encoding ciliary microtubule associated protein 1B isoform X2 translates to MVPAKMTVKGKDGNPAYSIYGRPRDLMPFLTPGPGRYSPEKAGKWAYRSAPIYSLASRTKEFANDQTPGPAAYGLPPMIGPKVVGKSSAPNYSLLGRSLVGSFYEDLSKTPGPCNYRVVEPSVYKTRAPQYSILARNMLPGDNTQKPGPGAHSPEKYVQQRGQTFGIRHSDYLAPLIVDVVD, encoded by the exons ATGGTGCCAGCCAAGATGACTGTGAAGGGCAAAGATGGTAACCCTGCCTACTCCATCTATGGCCGTCCCAGGGACCTGATGCCCTTCCTGACTCCCGGGCCAG GTCGATATTCTCCAGAGAAGGCAGGGAAATGGGCCTATCGCTCCGCGCCCATCTATTCGCTCGCCTCGCGCACGAAGGAGTTTGCAAATGACCAGACTCCAG GGCCTGCTGCCTACGGGCTCCCCCCAATGATTGGGCCCAAGGTTGTTGGCAAGAGCTCTGCCCCAAACTATTCCCTCCTGGGGCGCAGCTTGGTCGGCAGCTTCTATGAGGACCTGagcaag ACGCCAGGGCCCTGTAACTATCGTGTGGTGGAACCCAGCGTGTACAAGACCCGGGCCCCCCAGTACAGCATCCTTGCCCGCAACATGCTCCCTGGGGACAACACGCAGAAACCAGGGCCCGGGGCACACAGCCCGGAGAAG taCGTCCAGCAGCGTGGCCAGACCTTTGGGATCCGCCACTCCGACTACCTGGCGCCCCTCATCGTGGACGTGGTGGATTAA